Proteins encoded within one genomic window of Streptomyces sp. NBC_00523:
- a CDS encoding ABC transporter permease yields the protein MTTTAPAPTAPSTAPAPVSAQPSVLRSLLRNRLAAVALVFLLLIVVCALFAPLIAPTDPAAQNLLGRLQPPAWQSGGDSAHLLGTDQLGRDLLSRVVYGTRVSLLVGAGAALLAGVIGTLAGLASGYLGGWTDRVVMRFADVQLAFPAILLALAVVGFVGSGLGYVILVIGVTGWVSYARVVRSEVLSLRTRDFVTEARAIGVGDLAIMRRHLLPNVMAPLATIGTLHIASAIVAEASLSYLGLGVPKETVTWGGMLADGQLYLGTSWWIAVFPGIALMLTSLSINILGDALRDVADPKAYRR from the coding sequence ATGACCACCACCGCCCCCGCCCCCACGGCCCCTTCCACCGCCCCCGCTCCCGTCTCCGCCCAGCCCTCCGTGCTGCGCTCACTGCTCCGCAACCGGCTGGCCGCCGTCGCGCTCGTCTTCCTCCTGCTGATCGTCGTGTGCGCGCTGTTCGCACCCCTGATCGCGCCCACCGACCCGGCCGCCCAGAACCTCCTCGGCAGGCTCCAGCCGCCCGCCTGGCAGTCCGGGGGCGACAGCGCCCATCTGCTCGGCACCGACCAGCTCGGCCGCGACCTGCTCTCCCGGGTCGTCTACGGCACCCGGGTCTCCCTGCTCGTCGGCGCGGGCGCGGCCCTGCTCGCCGGTGTGATCGGCACCCTCGCCGGCCTCGCCTCCGGGTACCTCGGCGGCTGGACCGACCGGGTCGTGATGCGGTTCGCCGACGTCCAGCTCGCCTTCCCCGCGATCCTGCTGGCGCTCGCCGTCGTCGGATTCGTCGGCTCGGGCCTGGGCTACGTGATCCTCGTGATCGGCGTCACCGGCTGGGTGTCGTACGCCCGGGTGGTGCGCTCCGAAGTCCTGTCGCTGCGCACCCGCGACTTCGTCACCGAGGCCCGCGCGATCGGCGTCGGCGACCTCGCCATCATGCGGCGCCACCTGCTGCCCAACGTCATGGCACCCCTGGCCACCATCGGCACGCTGCACATCGCGTCCGCCATCGTCGCCGAGGCGTCGCTCAGCTACCTGGGCCTCGGCGTCCCCAAGGAGACGGTGACCTGGGGCGGCATGCTCGCCGACGGACAGCTCTACCTCGGCACGTCCTGGTGGATCGCCGTCTTCCCCGGCATCGCCCTGATGCTCACCTCGCTCTCCATCAACATCCTGGGCGACGCGCTGCGCGACGTCGCGGACCCGAAGGCGTACCGCCGATGA
- a CDS encoding ROK family protein, translated as MAHERIPLRLVPDLRPDEPAGRDGGVLGAVEVLPGLVRAALLTRAGAVRARTEARFDPAGSDPSLVDAALREAAAVFDGQSLLGVGVAAAGVVDPVAGRIIEVNDAPALRGHPVADRLADLSGAPVRVEHRARVQVLGDRWFGAGRGRRSFASVATGDVLGVGILYEGEVLAPAGGRSGAHMTVTASGEFCTCGRRGCWKTVATTRWLRERAAEHGFSQGEATLAALVASDAPAAARLVDRYAENLVLGLATVQQLFACGLFVLHGEALDGGEPFRALVESRLRADALGGGELPTVVLGEAADTGTLLGAAGLVLSGS; from the coding sequence ATGGCGCATGAACGTATTCCTTTGCGGTTGGTTCCCGACCTGCGGCCGGACGAGCCGGCCGGCCGGGACGGCGGTGTGCTGGGCGCCGTCGAGGTGCTGCCCGGTCTGGTGCGTGCCGCGCTGCTCACCCGCGCCGGAGCCGTGCGCGCGCGGACGGAGGCCCGCTTCGACCCGGCCGGCTCGGACCCGTCCCTGGTGGACGCGGCGCTGCGCGAGGCCGCTGCGGTCTTCGACGGGCAGTCCCTGCTCGGGGTGGGCGTGGCGGCGGCCGGTGTGGTGGACCCCGTGGCGGGCCGGATCATCGAGGTGAACGACGCCCCGGCGCTGCGCGGCCACCCGGTGGCCGACCGGCTCGCTGACCTGTCGGGCGCACCGGTGCGGGTCGAGCACCGGGCGCGTGTGCAGGTGCTCGGTGACCGCTGGTTCGGTGCGGGGCGCGGCCGGCGCTCGTTCGCCTCCGTCGCGACCGGCGACGTCCTCGGCGTGGGCATCCTCTACGAAGGGGAGGTGCTCGCCCCGGCCGGCGGCCGCAGCGGTGCCCACATGACGGTCACCGCGAGCGGTGAGTTCTGTACCTGCGGACGGCGTGGCTGCTGGAAGACCGTGGCGACGACCCGGTGGCTGCGTGAGCGCGCCGCCGAGCACGGCTTCTCGCAGGGCGAGGCCACGCTGGCGGCCCTGGTGGCGTCCGACGCGCCGGCCGCCGCCCGTCTTGTCGACCGGTACGCGGAGAACCTGGTGCTGGGCCTGGCCACCGTCCAGCAGCTGTTCGCGTGCGGCCTGTTCGTGCTGCACGGCGAGGCCCTGGACGGCGGCGAGCCGTTCCGGGCCCTGGTCGAGTCGCGGCTGCGCGCCGACGCGCTCGGCGGCGGCGAGCTGCCCACCGTGGTCCTGGGCGAGGCCGCGGACACCGGCACGCTGCTGGGGGCGGCGGGGCTGGTGCTGTCGGGGAGCTAG
- a CDS encoding ATP-binding cassette domain-containing protein, with translation MTTTPLLEIEGLRKEFPGRPPSVAVDDVSLTVREGETYALVGESGCGKTTLTRLLLRLLEPTAGTVRFDGTDLLAVKGAALRPLRRQMQVVLQDPYSSMNPRLRIADIVGEPLVTHEEWARGRRGRAKVRDRAGELLDAVGLDAGILDRYPHEFSGGQRQRISIARALALEPRLVVLDEPTSALDVSVQARVLDLLADLQERLGLTYFFISHNLAVVRQIADRVAVMRQGRIVESGTADQVFTSPEDAYTRRLLDAVPVPEAGRRILGGVGA, from the coding sequence ATGACCACGACCCCGCTGCTGGAGATCGAAGGACTGCGCAAGGAGTTCCCCGGCCGGCCGCCGAGCGTCGCCGTCGACGACGTCTCGCTCACCGTCCGGGAAGGCGAGACCTACGCCCTGGTCGGCGAGTCCGGCTGCGGCAAGACGACGCTCACCCGGCTGCTGCTGCGGCTGCTCGAACCCACCGCCGGCACCGTACGGTTCGACGGCACGGACCTCCTCGCCGTGAAGGGGGCGGCGCTGAGGCCACTGCGCCGGCAGATGCAGGTCGTGCTCCAGGACCCGTACTCCAGCATGAACCCGCGACTCCGGATCGCCGACATCGTCGGGGAGCCCCTGGTCACCCACGAGGAGTGGGCACGCGGGCGGCGCGGCCGGGCGAAGGTACGCGACCGGGCCGGGGAACTCCTCGACGCCGTCGGCCTGGACGCCGGCATCCTCGACCGGTATCCGCACGAGTTCTCCGGCGGGCAGCGCCAGCGCATCTCCATCGCCCGGGCCCTCGCGCTGGAACCGCGCCTGGTCGTGCTGGACGAGCCGACGAGCGCGCTCGACGTGTCCGTCCAGGCCCGCGTACTCGACCTGCTCGCCGATCTCCAGGAACGCCTCGGCCTGACCTACTTCTTCATCTCGCACAACCTGGCCGTGGTGCGGCAGATCGCTGACCGGGTGGCCGTGATGCGACAGGGCCGCATCGTCGAGTCCGGCACCGCGGACCAGGTGTTCACCTCGCCCGAGGACGCCTACACCCGGCGCCTCCTGGACGCCGTACCCGTCCCCGAAGCCGGCCGCCGGATCCTGGGAGGCGTCGGCGCGTGA
- a CDS encoding creatininase family protein: MTHRNLTETTWRETRAAAPEAIAVLPIGSQEQHAEHLPMGTDTMLADAVVSRALALLDERAATGEAVPALVRLPTLPYGHSPHHLFAAALTLSAPVLGMVLDELLDSLAACGYRRVLVVNGHGGNDEIMRLAVKRFALRADVTAAACSYWTLTDTGEPADAVEPDGLVPGHAGWFETSLMLAAQPELVRDERAGHAPVEPPPLFDKPPYPGLTVERHGEWERVGGATDDAAGADAVHGERLLDRRARGLARAVLAFDAASRPLA, from the coding sequence ATGACCCACCGCAATCTCACCGAGACCACCTGGCGCGAGACACGGGCGGCGGCGCCCGAGGCGATCGCCGTCCTGCCGATCGGCTCCCAGGAGCAGCACGCCGAGCACCTGCCGATGGGCACCGACACGATGCTCGCCGACGCCGTGGTCTCCCGCGCCCTGGCCCTGCTCGACGAGCGCGCCGCCACCGGGGAGGCTGTGCCCGCCCTTGTACGCCTGCCGACCCTGCCGTACGGACACAGCCCGCACCATCTGTTCGCGGCGGCGCTCACCCTGTCGGCGCCGGTGCTCGGCATGGTGCTCGACGAGCTCCTCGACTCGCTGGCCGCCTGCGGCTACCGCCGGGTCCTCGTCGTCAACGGTCACGGGGGCAACGACGAGATCATGCGGCTCGCGGTCAAGCGGTTCGCGCTGCGCGCCGACGTGACGGCGGCCGCGTGCTCGTACTGGACGCTCACCGACACCGGTGAGCCCGCCGACGCGGTGGAACCGGACGGCCTGGTGCCCGGACACGCCGGCTGGTTCGAGACGTCGCTGATGCTGGCTGCGCAGCCGGAGCTGGTACGGGACGAGCGGGCCGGGCACGCGCCGGTCGAGCCCCCGCCCCTCTTCGACAAGCCGCCCTACCCCGGACTGACCGTGGAGCGGCACGGCGAGTGGGAGCGGGTGGGCGGCGCCACCGACGACGCGGCCGGTGCCGACGCCGTGCACGGAGAGCGCCTGCTCGACCGGCGCGCCCGCGGCCTGGCCCGCGCCGTACTCGCCTTCGACGCCGCGTCGCGCCCCCTGGCGTGA
- a CDS encoding ABC transporter ATP-binding protein, with the protein MTDSAQTPPAEPVLEFRDLRVDFALASSTVHAVRGVNLSVAAGETLAVVGESGSGKSATALSAMRLNPEPPCVYAGGQVLLDGRDVLALREKELRKIRGSRISMVFQDPMTSLDPLQRVGDQVSEVLRLHGDHTRAEARRAALTALDEVGIPDPERRYRQYPHELSGGLRQRVMIASALVARPRVLIADEPTTALDVTVQRQILELLVRLQRRHGMAVLLITHDLGVVAETADRVVVMRHGEVVETGDVEQVFTRPAAPYTRELLAATPRLEPVA; encoded by the coding sequence ATGACCGACTCCGCACAGACCCCGCCCGCCGAGCCCGTCCTCGAATTCCGGGACCTCCGCGTCGACTTCGCGCTCGCCTCCTCCACCGTGCACGCCGTACGCGGAGTGAACCTCTCGGTCGCCGCCGGCGAGACGCTCGCCGTCGTCGGCGAGTCCGGCAGCGGCAAGTCCGCCACCGCCCTGTCCGCGATGCGCCTGAACCCGGAACCTCCGTGCGTGTACGCGGGCGGCCAGGTGCTCCTCGACGGCCGGGACGTACTCGCCCTGCGCGAGAAGGAACTCCGCAAGATCCGCGGCTCCCGGATATCCATGGTCTTCCAGGACCCGATGACCAGCCTCGACCCCCTGCAACGGGTGGGGGACCAGGTGTCCGAGGTGCTGCGGCTGCACGGCGACCACACCCGCGCCGAGGCCCGCCGGGCCGCGCTGACCGCGCTGGACGAGGTCGGCATCCCCGACCCCGAGCGGCGCTACCGCCAGTACCCGCACGAGCTCTCCGGCGGTCTGCGCCAACGCGTCATGATCGCCTCCGCGCTCGTCGCCCGCCCCCGCGTCCTCATCGCGGACGAGCCCACCACGGCGCTCGACGTGACGGTGCAGCGACAGATCCTGGAGCTGCTCGTACGGCTCCAGCGGCGCCACGGCATGGCCGTGCTGCTCATCACCCACGACCTGGGCGTCGTCGCCGAGACCGCCGACCGCGTCGTCGTCATGCGGCACGGCGAGGTCGTCGAGACCGGCGACGTCGAACAGGTCTTCACGCGCCCCGCCGCCCCGTACACACGCGAGCTGCTGGCCGCCACCCCCCGACTGGAGCCCGTCGCATGA
- a CDS encoding ABC transporter permease, with protein sequence MSQTLTAPGVQVSGPSRAWAVLRPAVSRLGTALLVLLCTATVVFFLVRLSGDPVKVMLPPDATAQQEAVLRHSLGLDRPLLTQYLDYLWGLPRFDFGNSLFYNQPVRAVLADRIPATLLLAAGALVVTLVIALPAGTIAAMRRGKAADRGVITAVLIGQSTPAFWVGILLILVFAVGLHALPASGYGTFAHLVLPSVTLAVYSVAVVARLLRSSLIDVLGSDHIRTARARGLGPVRTVLRHGLRNASLPVVTVVGLEIGSLLGGAILTEQVFSWPGVGQLTVQAIANRDFPLVQGTVLLFAATFVVVNLLVDLSYGLLDPRVRNSR encoded by the coding sequence ATGAGCCAGACCCTGACCGCACCCGGCGTACAGGTCTCCGGGCCCAGTCGCGCCTGGGCCGTCCTGCGGCCCGCCGTCTCCCGCCTCGGCACCGCACTCCTGGTCCTGCTGTGCACCGCCACCGTCGTGTTCTTCCTGGTACGCCTGTCCGGCGACCCGGTGAAGGTGATGCTGCCCCCCGACGCCACCGCCCAGCAGGAGGCCGTGCTGCGGCACAGCCTGGGCCTGGACCGGCCGCTGCTCACGCAGTACCTGGACTACCTGTGGGGCCTGCCGCGCTTCGACTTCGGCAACTCCCTCTTCTACAACCAGCCGGTCCGCGCGGTCCTGGCCGACCGCATCCCCGCGACGCTGCTGCTCGCGGCCGGCGCCCTCGTGGTGACGCTGGTGATCGCTCTGCCCGCCGGGACCATCGCGGCGATGCGGCGCGGCAAGGCCGCCGACCGCGGAGTCATCACGGCCGTCCTGATCGGCCAGTCGACCCCCGCCTTCTGGGTGGGCATCCTGCTCATCCTCGTGTTCGCCGTCGGCCTGCACGCGCTGCCCGCCTCCGGATACGGCACCTTCGCCCACCTCGTACTGCCGTCGGTCACCCTGGCCGTCTACTCCGTCGCCGTCGTCGCACGGCTGCTGCGCTCCTCACTGATCGACGTGCTCGGCTCCGACCACATCCGTACGGCACGCGCCCGCGGCCTGGGACCGGTACGCACCGTGCTCCGGCACGGACTGCGCAACGCGTCGCTGCCCGTGGTGACGGTCGTCGGGCTGGAGATCGGCAGCCTGCTCGGCGGCGCGATCCTCACCGAGCAGGTCTTCTCCTGGCCCGGCGTCGGCCAGCTGACCGTCCAAGCCATCGCCAACCGCGACTTCCCCCTGGTCCAGGGCACCGTGCTGCTGTTCGCCGCCACCTTCGTCGTGGTGAACCTGCTCGTGGACCTGTCCTACGGCCTCCTCGACCCGAGGGTGAGGAACTCCCGATGA